The DNA region GGCGTGAGGGGGTGTGGAAAAAGTGGCCGTGGGCAACGCGGCCAAAACTTTCCAGGGGCGCGTCCACTTTCAGGAACAGCGTGAAGACCGATTCGCCCCCCCTGTGGCTCAGCATCTTTTCTTTCGCGGCGGAGAATCCCGCTTGCGCGGAGGGTTCCAGGCCTTGGATGTCAGCCAGCCGGTAGAGGGTTTTCAGATCGGCGGCCCAAATGAGGCTGGCATAGCGGTAGCTGAGTTCATGGCTGTCGGTGAGGGTTTTGGCTGCTGGCGCCACGCCGGTGACGGTGGTGTCCGTTCTGATCTCGCCGCCAAGCGCCAGGATCTTGTCGCGCAGGGCCTCCGCCAGCCTGCCCACGCCGCCTTTGGGGTAAAAGTAGTCCAGATAGAGCGAAAAATAGCTCAGGGCAAAGAAGGTGGGCGTGCCCTTGAAAAAGTGCTGAGAGATGATGTCGCGGAGGGCGGGATCGCTCACGCTGGCGTTCAGATGGTCCTCCACAGGATAGCCCATGCGGTTGATCCTGCCGATGGTGAGCAGAAAGCGGGGCAGCCAGGGCAGCAGCTTTTTGAAGATGAATTTTCTGTCGCGCCGGAGGTCCTTGAACACGGGATTTTCCACTCCGTAGAGCACGTCCATGTACTTCATGATCTGCCCGATGGTGCGCAGCAGCGTGTCTATCTCGGCCGCGCTGGCGGGATAGAGCTTTTTCAAAAAATCGCTGTAGCGGGGCAGGCTGTCCGGTCCGTCGAGATGCAGCACCTGGTCCTCGATGCCCAGCGAGACGGGGCTGGACACGACCTCGAGGCGGATGTTCAGGTCCTCCAGCATGGGCAGGATGATCCCCGCGCTTTCCAGGGCCCGCACGCCGGCGTCGAACAGGAAGCCGTCGCTGGTAAAAGAGTTCACCAGTCCGCCCAGTTCGCTGTTCTTTTCCAGCAGCAGCACTTTTTGCCCGGCGCGGGCCAGATAGGCGGTGGCGGTGAGTCCGGCCATGCCTCCGCCCACCACGATGGTGTCGTAGCTGTTCTCAGTCATGTTTCAATTCCCGAAAATATAATTGCTCAAAAGCGGCTTACTCCTTGATCCCGCTCAGGCGCAGCGATTCCGCCCACAATTGGCGGGCCGCTTCGCGGTCCAGGGCCGGCGGCGCGGGCACTTCCGCGGTGGTCAGGTTGAAAAATTTCCCGCTCACCCCCTCCAGGTCCCGGGTCACGCCCAAGGTGTAAAGCGCTTCCGCCGATACTTCGGCCGATTTCAGGGTCTTATCGAAAAAATTCCGCTTGAACCAACGGTAGAAGGCCCCGTTTTCCTGGCCCGTATCGCTTTTCACCGCCCCCGGATGCATGGTGTTGATGGTTACGCCGGTGCCTTGGAAGCGTTCCGCGAAAACCAGCATGGCCAGCATTTGGGCCAGTTTGGCAGCGCCGTAGCTTTTGAGGCCGGTGTAGCGGCGGCGGGACCAGTTCAGATCGTCCAGCCTGAGTCCCCAGGCGGCGAAACGGTGACCCTCTGAACCCACCAAAATGATCCGCGCGCGGGCTTGCGCCCTCAGCTTATCCTGTAAAACATGGTTGATGATGAAGGGAGCCAGATGATGCACCACCAGCACCTTGTCCAGGCCCTCGGCGGTAAGTTCCCTGTGGGTGAGATAGACACCCGCGTTGTGGATCAGCAGGTCGATGGGAGTTTCCAGCCGCGCCAGTTCGCCGGCCACGCGAAAGATGTCCGGCAGCACGCTCAGGTCGGCTATCCGGTGGTCACAGCGCACGCCGAACTCACCTTCGATCTCGCGGCGCAGGTCTTCGGACTTGGCGGCGTTCCTGTTCACGCAGAGGAGGTTGGCCCCCCGGGAGGCGAATTTGCGGGCGGTGACCCGGCCAATCCCGGAAGTGGCGCCAGTGATTACCACCAGCTTGCCCGCGCAGTCATCCGGACACAGCCGGGGCGCTTTGCCGTTGTTCCTGATCATGGCCAGGATATTCGACCACTTGTACTCGCGGATGTATTGCCTGGTTTTATTCGTCACAGTTCCGCTCAGCCGAATTTCTTCGCCACAAAGCGGCGGTACATCTTGTTGAAACGGGGGATGTTGTTGAAAATATCACCCCAGAGATCGTAATAATCGCGCTGTTCCCTGATCAGCCCGTCCTCGCTGAGCACCAGTTTGGTGGTCCCGTAAATGGGCGTGTTGGGATATTTTTTGAACATCATGGTCATGATCCAGTCGAACATGATCACGTTGTCGTTCTGGGCCGTGGCCAGGATCTCCATCTTGAGCTGTTTGGTGCGCTTGGTGAGCCGGTTGCACATGGCGATGAAGTTGTCTATGCCTTCCAGGCGCTGGATGGTATCCTGAAACACGATGTCCCGGTGGTAGTAAGGAAAGATGTGCGACCAATCCGGCCTGCCTTCGCGGTTGTAGGTCTTGCTCCACAACTCCCGGATGGTATCCTTGTCCAGCACCAGCCTTTCCTGTCCGTCAACCTTTGTTGGTGTGTCCATGTTATCCCTTTTAGTTTTCGATCGTTCCCTGCCGCCAGTGAAAAAAAAGTCCACCGGGAGTCAAGAAAAAAATCGGCGGGAAAGCCAGCCCGGCCCGCCAAGGCCGCTGCCGCTGGCCGGATTTGCCAAAACCCGGCCTTGCCAGAGCTTCAAAACGCAATATGCTATCCTAAGAAATCTGAAATGGTTACGCCCAGGGAGGTTACATGCCACTGCCCTTTAACATGAACCGCATGCTGGACACTGAGTTGCACTTTCCCCAGCGCTTCACCACCATGACCCCCAAAAACTACGGACTGGTCTTCTGGAACGAGGGCAACAAGGCCTCGCACGACAGCAACCACGCCGTGATCACCGATCACCTGGGGGCGGAAGCCTCGCTGCGGGATATCGAGTTCTTTTACAAAACCAAGGGCATCGTGCCCCGCGTCTATCAATCCTACAAGGCCAACGAACTGGAGAAGCTGCGCCCCGCCCTCGAACACCACAACTTCAAGATCGCCACCAAGCAGGGCGCGTTCTTTCTGCACGACCGGGACAGCCAGCTGGGCATCTCCGGCGATCTGCGCATCGAACGCCTCAAAAGCCTGAGCATCGACGTGATGGAAACCATCGCCATCGAATTTGGCGGAGATTGGACCATCAAGGTGGTGGAACGCCACCTGCTGCATCCCTCCTACCATCTTTTGGGCGGGTTCGTGGGCCAGGAACTGGCCTCGCTGGCCTCGGTGAGCGTGTTCGCCGGCTACAGCCGCGTGGACGACGTTTACACCCGCGACAAATTCCGCGGCCGCGGCTTCGGCGGCAGCATGATCCACTACCTGATCAATTACCACAAACAACTCCACGAAAACCACCTCTACCTCTATTCGGCGGATCCCGCCGCCATACGCATCTACGAAAAAGGCGGCTTCTCCCGCCAGCCTCAGAACTTTGAGTTCTGGACCGCCTGGAAAGAAGTTAGCTGAGCACTTTCCGGCTGTTACAAAGAACGCAAACATTGCGTTCCAGGGTGTTTTTATCTTTCCGCGGCAAGTCGGATATAAGTTTAACTGAAGATTAATTTTATTAAACATTAAAATTGAGGCGCACATTTCTCTTGACAGCTTATACCCCTATTAAGTATGATGACTTTGAGCGTTATTGTAGCTTTTTACAAACTTTGGGGAACACTCCACCGGGCTGTGGGCTGAAGGAGAAAACGATGAAAGCGTCAAGCTTGATGGCAGCACTTATAATTTTACTGTTTGTGAGTTCCTTTCTGCCGGCCGTGGCCTTCCCGGAAACCGAAGCCGGATCAGATACTGGCTACGCTCCCGACCTCGTCAAGATCAAACTCAGCTCCGCCGCCTATGAAAGGGCAGGCTTGCCGGAAGGCCTCTACGCGGAGGCTGCGGATTTCGGCATTGAGGAACTGGACCGGCTGCTGCTGCAGACCGGAGGCCAAAAGGTCATCCGCGCGCATCGCCGGGTGAAAGACACTGCCTGGGAGGAGCGAACCGGCTTCGACCGCTGGTTCCTGGTCAAGCTGGATGGCAGGATGGCGGTGGAGGAAGCCGTGAACGCTTTCAAATCCAGCGCCTGGATCGAATTCGCCCAGCCAGAGTATGAGATCCGGTCAGCTGTGGCACCTAATGACCCATTTTACAGCGACAACTGGGGCCACAATAACACCGCGCAACTCCCAGCCTGGTTTCCAGCTGGCGATCCAGCTGGAGGTCACACCGGAGCAACTGTGGGCACCGTTGGCTTCGATTCTGACGCCCAACTGGCCTGGGACCGCAGCCAATTCTGGGGATCCAGTTCTATCGTGATCGCCATCATCGATACCGGAGCGGATACTTCTCATCCAGACCTGCGTTTGGTGGCTGGCTACGATTACGGAGACGGCGACAGCAACGTGAACACCACCAACGCCCACGGCACCAACTGCGCCGGCATTGCTGCGGCCAGGGCCAACAACAGCCTGGGCGTGGCAGGCATTGCCGGAGGCTGCAGCATCATGCCGCTGAAAATCCTGGATTCAGCCGGGCATCAGTATTTCACCTATACCGACAACGCGCTGACCCACGCCGCTGACAACGGAGTGGAGATCATCAGCATGAGCTTTTCCGCCATTCCCCTGGGTACAGACGAGGGCGACATTCCCGCCACCGACGCCGCCCTGGAATACGCCTACGACCACGGCTGCGTGATGTTTGCCTCCACCGCCAACGACAACACCTCCACCATCGGCTATCCCTCCAACCACAACAAAGTGATCAGCGTGGGCGCTGCTGCTCCCAACGGAGCACGGAAAAGCTACACTTCCGTGGATGGCGAATATTGGTGGGGATCAAACTACGGCGTCAACACCCAGGACGACCCCAAAGCGGTGGACCTGATGGCACCCACGATCCTGCCTTCAACCGATCTGATGGGCACTGCGGGATACAATACCTCTGCCAGCCCAGGGGGCGATTACTACATGTGGTTCAACGGCACTTCCTGCTCCTGCCCCTACGCGGCTGGTGTGGCAGCTTTGCTGCTGTCCAAAACACCCACCCTCACCCAGACCCAGGTGAAGAACATCCTCTCTAAAACCGCCACCGACATGACAGTGGGAACCAGCGCGGGCTGGGACCGCTACACCGGCTACGGCCTGGTGAACGCGGACCGGGCGCTAGTGAACGTTTGGGACGGCAGCAGCAGCAACGCCTGGAACCTTGCCTCGAACTGGAGTTTGGACATGGTGCCCATCAGCACCCAAGACGTGCTGATCCCCAACTATCTGATTCGCTATCCCACAGTTTCCGTAAATCCGCAGCCCTGCGCCAGCGTAGTGGTGGAAACCGCGGCCAGCATTACCATCACCACCGGCTACCTGACCGCGTTTGGCGACTACACCACCTCCGGTTCGTTGGTGATGAACAACTCCACCGGCCACCTCTACGTGCTGGGGCAGCTTAGCTTTGAGAGCGGAGCGACCGCCTCCATAACCGCAGATGTGGACATCCATGTGGTGGATGATGTTTTCTTCCAGACAGGAAGCAACGTAATCATGAGCAACGGCAACCTCATCTTGTACGGAAACAAGTCGTCAGTCATCCGTGCCTACACCGCGGCAACGGTCTACAATCTTTTGTCAGACAAGGATTCCGGCTATTCTTCGGCCATCAGCCTGCTTTCCACGGCACCCATCACGATCAGCGGCAACCTCTATGTTTACGGGGGCAGCACCCTGAACCACTCTTACAGCGGCACCACCATCCTGAAAGGCGGCATGTGGGTATATGATAACGCCACCTGTGCCTTCAATTCCGGCACCCTCAGTTTGGAAGGCACCGGCACCAGTTACCTGCGCTTCTACCAATACGGGATCGGCAACCATCTGAAAAACCTGGCCATCAACAAAAGCACCGGCTACAGCGTGGTCCTCTATGATACCCTGGAAGTGGCCGGCAATGTGACCATCAACAGCGGCACCTTCAATCCTGGAACCTGGCCGGTATTCGTGGGCGGGAACTGGGACAACAACGCCGGCCCTGCGTATTTCACAGAGGGCTCCGGCACGGTGATTTTCAACGGAACCGGAAACCAGTACGTTTACACAGAGACTTTCAACGTCCTGAAACTGGATAAATCCACGGGGTCGATGTACATCACGACAGGCAACACCGTGGGATGCAACAGCTATGATTGGGACGCCGGGGCCTATGTGGTCAACGGTGGTACCTTCAACGTCCTGGACTTGGCCGACAGCGGCATCTTCGGCACCATCACCATCAGCTCCGGAACGGTGAATTACCTCCAGGACTCATCCCAGTATGTGGACATGCGCTGCACCCTCAACCTGAGCGGGGGGACATTCAACATCAACGGCGGCAACAGCACATCCTGGTGGGGCTTTGTGAATCCCTTCACGCTGAACATGAGCAACGGCACCCTGTATTTCTACCAGCCGATCTATATCCCCTCCTCCCACACAACAGTGGAGAATATCACCGGCGGCATCATCCGCACCTGCGGTTCTTTCAGCTGCCAGAGGGGTGATTTCACCCCCTCCGGTGGCACCCTGGAAATGTATGACTCCCTGGACATGAGCATCTCGATGGCAACAGGCAGCAACCTCTACAACCTGAACATCAACAAGAATCCCGCGAAGTCAGAGGCTCCAGACCATAGCGGCTTTGTGCAGAGGGAACGCGACGGCACCCCGCTGCCCCAGACCAGAAGCAACACAGCTTTGGCTGGTTCCGACCTGATCATCCTGCATGACTTTACGATCAGCACCGGCGGCTTCGATGCCAACGGCTATGACCTGACAGTCGGCGGCACCTGGGACAACAACGGCCTGAATACCTTGGCCTTCACCGCCGGAATCGGGACTGTTTATCTCAACCAGGCCGGTGACATCCAAAACGTATATGGCCCCAATGTCTTCAACATTTTGATCGACAACCACAGCGGCGCTGCGCTGACCTTCAACGACGCCACCACCATCGATTCCCTGGAAGTGAACAACATCGTTTCCTTCCACAATGCCAACACTATCAATAATGTGGACAACTCCAACCCCGGCGCCATCCTGGCCTTTTATTACAACTATGCCTCCACGATCGGTTCCTATACCGGCGGCGGCTCGCTGCGGGCCTGGATCAGCAGTTACGTGACCATCAACGACCTCACCCAGCCCGGACTATACGGCTCCTACATAGCGGGCAGCGGGCATCTGGAATTCCATCAGGACGCCTCGTCCTTTAGTGACATAAATGGCAACATGACTATCCAGGACAACGGCATAGTGGATATCTACGGAACTTACTCCGATTGCTACGTTGGTTATGATGGGGATTGCCTGCTCACCATCACCTCCGGCGAGCTCAATATCAAAGAAAACAGCTTCTACATAGAGAATAACGGTAACACGGTTGATTTTGCCGTCAGCGGAGGAACGATCAGGGTAAACGGCAGCTGGTACGACAGCTGGGGTATCTTTGACCCCAGCGGCGGAACGGTGGAAATGACCGGTGCCACGGACAACCACCTCACCTGCCATGCCTCGAGCTGGTTCCACACCCTGACCGTAAACAAGGTACTGGCCCGGGAAGCTGAACCCGGACCGGAATTTGAGACCGACAGGGAGGGTAACGTGACCCCCGTGACGCGGGCCTGCAACCTCACCATCCACGGATGCACCGTCAACGGCGGCTACATCCAGACGGCAGCGGGCGCCGTGTATCTGACCGGAGACCTCAATTCCGCGAATGGCGATGCCACGAATATCATAACCGCTGGAACCCTGCGCCTGAACGGCTCTTCCTTTATCTCGGCGGGAAATCTCACAATTTACGGCATCCTGGCCGTGGATCCCGCGTCCACGCTGTACATCGGCGGCACCAAAGCCCTCAATGTGTACAGCGGCGGCTACCTGCTGCTGGGCGGAAACAGCTCCAGTCCGGCCACCATCACCAAAACCGGCACCGGCACCTACGGCCTCTACATCCGCAACGGCGGGATGATCGGCGCTGTTTACGGGATCTTCGAATACATGAACGTCAACGGGCTTTACCTCTATTCCGGCTCCAGCGTCAACACCGATTACTGCCTGGAAAACTGCACCTTCCGCAACGGCGCTGGCAACGGACGCCTTCTCACCATCAGCAATAGCCAGAATTTCATTGTGAGCGGAGCCGTATTCCCCGCCAATACCTGGGGCGGATATTACAATGCCTATAAATCCGTGGATAGCGGCGTGGTCTATTTCAGCAACTGGAGCGGGGACTTCGGAGGAGAAGACCACGATTACGATCCAAACAACCGGATCTTCTGGGAAGGTTCCGGCTCGCCGGACATCGAAAATCTGCAGATCAGCCATCTGCCCGTCACCAACAAGATCCGGCTGGATTGGTCGTATCCCCTGGAAGATGCCAGCTTCAGGATCTACCGCAGCTCAGATCCCTACGGCATGTTCAACTTGGTGGGCACAACCGCCGACCTGTTCTGGGAACAGACTGTGCCCGGACCCTATTATTTCTACAGGGTGAGGGCCGTACTTCCCTGAGCGCCTTGACATACAAAAATGGGGTCCGGAAATTCCGGGCCCCATTTTTTGGGCTGGATCATTCTCAGGGTCCCACCGCGGTGACCCGGTAGAAGTAAAAGGATCCCGGAACCGCTTCCGACCAGGAGGTGCTGGCGCTGGTGGAGTGGAGGGTGAAGGTCCCGGCGGGATCGGCAGCCCGGTAGATGTTGAAGTGATCGACTGGTTCGGAGTAATCCCAGTCGAGGCTGATCTGGCCGGCGGAGTAAGCAATAAAGAGGTTTTGGACCGGCGGCAGCCCGCCCCCTTCCCAGCTGACGCGGCCATAGGGGTCATTCTCGTGGCTGGGGCCTCCGTAAGGGCCGTCCCAGGCCAGAAATTCCAGGCTGCCCTGGTTCAGAGGCTTGGAAACGTTGGAACCCGGCTCCGCAGGCAACACGGGGAAGCTGGCGCCGCTTATGCTGAGGTTTTGGCTGTTCCGGACGGTTAGCAGCGCTCCTCCCTGGGCTGTGACCTCGCCATATCGGAACGCGCAGTTCCCAAAGGTGAAGCTTTCCCCGACAGTGGCTCCAGAATCGATATACACACCGTTGGCATCCATGTATTCAAAGATGGCGTCGTGGGCGGTGATCGCTGCTCCGCTGGCTATCGTGAAGGCATAGTATCCGCCTGTGTTGCTTCTGGATACGGTTACAGGCTCGCTCTGGCTTCCCAAGAGGATCAGCTCTCCCCCGGAATTGACAGTTAGGGACTGGCCGCCGCGGAGGTAGAGCCCAGAGCCGGCATTGCCTCTCAGGGTGCCGTTCACGACCACATCACCGGTGCTGGTCAGGTAGCGGTCACCGAGGTTCAGGGTACCGCCGGCGGCGATGGTGGTGGTGCCAAATTCAGCCACGTTCAGATAACCGGCGGTTGACAGCGAAAGCGTGCCCTGGCTGATGTCCAGGTTGCCCTTAACTGGGATCACGGAGGAACTGAGAACGGAGGTGATGGGATCGGCCTTGTTCACCAGCAGGTGGTGAAACCAGCTTCCCGTCGCGCAGGAAAGGATGGAGCCGGAATTGCCGCCATAGAGTTCGACCGTCCCGCCGGTGGGCTGGAAATCGGAACGGGTGATGGCAAAACCTTTGGAACAGCGGATGGTTCCTCCGCTGACGGCGCTGGCCAGGCTGTAGGAAGAGGCGTTGATCAGGATGGCCTGGTCCGTCACATCCAGAGTTCCCCCGCTCAAGGTGAGGCTGGCGTCCTCACTATAGGGCCACCTGGAGGTTCCGGAGCCGCCCCGGATCCAGAAATTTCCGGCCTCGACGCTCACCTCTCCCAACAGATCGATGGCCTGGCTGGCGTCCTGGCTCAGGTCCACATTGCCGTCCTGAAGGTGGAAAATCCCCTTCACGCCGGGATCGGCGAGGTCCAAGGCTGTGAACGAGCCGCCGCTGACGCGAAGCCTGCCTTCCGTCCAGTCGTAGCTTTGGCAGCTGACGTCAATGCCGCCGCCGATGACCGCTTCCCGGAAAGAATAGTCCTTGGCCAGTTCCAGCTGGCAAAAATCCTCAGCAAAGGAGATCTCGCTGTCCAGGTTCGCATCGAACACCACCTTTCCTGTTCCTTCGATGAAGTCAGCCGCTCCGGACTGGTTGAACCAGTCTCCGGCAACGTTCATAACATTGGGGGCGGCAAAGATTCCCCTTAGTAGCTTGAAATCGCCGTTGATGTCCAGATCGCTCATGGCTGTCAGGGAGGTCCCCTCAGGTATGTAAACGCTGAGGTCCTGCAGGTATGAGCCGCTGGCGAGGAGGATGCTGGAGTTGCCTGCCCCGTTCAGGTAAACACCCCCGCCCTCGGGTGTGAAGCTTGAGTTCAACACGGTGAAGCTTCCGGCGATGCTGATCCCGCCATCCGTTATGGACTCCGTAAAGGAATGTCCGCCCGCGGTTTCGATCTTCACGCCGACGTCATGGAAGATCAGATTGCCGGAAACCATCTCCAGGCTGGCATCGGCAGCCCAGGCCCAGCGGGAGGGCTGGCCTCCGCCGTACAGGTTGAAAGTCCCGGAATCCATTGTTACATGGGCGTTCAGGTCCACATAGTCCGTGGCTTCAGTTCCCTGGTAATAGGTGATGCTGCCGCTGATCAGGTGGATGTTTCCATATATGCCGTTGTCGGCCAGGCTGTTTGCTGTGAAAGAGCCCCCGTTGATTCTGTAGCCCCCCTGGTCCCAGTCAAAGCAGGAGCACACAACCGACGCGCCCGGGATGCTCATTTCCCCGGAGGGCTTGTCCAGGATGAGATTGGAAAAGGTTTCGCTCCACACGGTCTGGTCCTCGCTGCCGTTCAGGGTCACGGAATTGGCGGAGTATTCCTTGAAGGCTGCCGGCCCCGCGTAGTTGTGCCAGTCTCCGCCCAGGGCGATGTTGTAGTAGTGATAGCTGGGTACACCCAAGACCCTGGTTTCCAGTACTCCGTCCCGGAGAGTAAGGCTACCTTTGAGCGCAAGGTCGGAGTACAGGGTGACGGTATAGGCAAGGGTGCCTGTTTTCTCGATGTCCAGATCGTTCAGATAGTTGCCCGGATCGCCGAGTCTGAGATACGCGCTGGCAATTCCCTCCATGCTCAGCAGGCCGTTGTCCAGCTGGCAGACCGCTCCAAGCTGGACCTCAAGATCACCTTGCAGGATCAGTTTGAAATCATCAGTCTGTTTCAGGGTGCTGCCTGCCTGCACTTCCAGGAGGTCCGTGATCGTGAGGTTGCCAAAACCGATATTGTATATGTCCGTGTAGTAGGGTGAATTTTTGGCTGAAACAAAGTTCCTGATGGTGGTTGGGTAAAATACTCGAATCTGGCTGTTGCCGTTTCCAAACATGATCAGATGGCCCTTATCCATGTTCACGTTTACGTAGTCATCAAAAGTAAGGTCCCCCTGCACCTGTATGCGGCCCGAATCTTCATCGGGGTGGAGCATGTTCACGCTGGCAAAGCCATCAAAGAGCAGATCGCCGTCAACCTGGAAAGGCGGCACCAAACCGCTCTCATTCCAGTCAAAGGTCAGGGTACTACTGACATTGGCATTGCCGCGCGCCCAGACGTATCCACCGGTGAGGATGAGCCCGCCGCTGAGGTCAACCAGCAGGTCGTTGCAGTTGGCTGCCTGGTTGCAAACGGGCGGATCGTCATCGCAATTATTGATATACACATCCTCCAGGTAGGTGGGAACGTGCCCCAGGGACCAGTTCGCGGCGTCATGCCAGTTTGAGGAAACGCTACCCAGCCATTCGTTGCGGTATCTATGACCAAGTGGGCTGGGAGAGGTATCAAAGCTCCTGCCGGCATTGGTGAGGGGTGGAGAAAGGCCCATGTCTGTATGATCCGCGTACAGAACCGCGCAAAACAACAATGATGCCACAGCCAGGCAGAGTCGCATGGCCTTCATTTCTGTCTCCTTTGACCCTGCTAAAAAACGCCGTTGTTCGACCTTAATTATGCACCTTGACAGCATCTGCCGGCAACGGGATGCTGTCAAGAATTTTTTCCAGCGCTCAAACATCGGCAGGCGTCAAATCCCTTTATGGCTCTCTTTCACATCAAGTGGGTGCGGGCGCTTAACCAGAAAGCAGCCTGGTTTGGACGATAGCCTGATTATTGGATCGGGCGGAGGGCCAGTACCGATTTTGCTTGACAGAATAAAGCCATGAAAAGGAAAGGATTGGACAGTGATGAGGGGCCTATAGCTCAGCTGGTAGAGCTTCCGGCTCATAACCGGATGGTCGGGGGTTCGACTCCCTCTGGGCCCACCATCTTTTTTAGCGTAGCTTCTGTTCGGCGTCTTTTCCCATGTCCAATGCCATTGTGCGGTAATCTCCTCCTGAACCCCTGCAAATCCGCCCCCTGTAAGTCCCCCGCCAAATAGCCGCGTTTCAGGCGGGCATCTGGCGGGAGGCGCAGCCGCGCCGCGGTTCCGGGGATTCAGGTGGCCGCATAAGCATAAGATTCAGCAACTTAGTGCTTTTTTAAACAAAGGGCTGGAACCGACCCAGATGCTTTTCCACCAGCAAGGCGTGGCGGAGGCCGCGGCTGGAGACAATCGCGCCCTCCAGACCGAAATGTCGCAGGATCTCTTCCAGGATCAGCGCGCTGGCCAGAATGATCCCTTCCCGGCCTGGAGGCAAACCCTTTATCAGAGGGCGTTCCGACTCCCTGGTCCGGCCGTAGAGATCGATCTGGCTCGCCAGTTCCGCTCCGGACAGCCAAAATCCCTGCACTTTCCCGGCCTCAAATGGCTCCAAAGCCAGGGCCACCGCCGCCAGGGCGCAGCTTCCGCCTCCGCAGGCGACGGTGAACATCCGCTTCGGAAAGGGAAACGCCTTCTCCAATAGATCCTGGATGTGGTTTCTGAGGCGATCCAGTTCCTCCGGGCGCGATGGATCGTTTACCATAAAGGATTTGGTGAGGGTAAGCGCGCCCAGGGGCAGGCTGTGGCTTGACCTCATGCCATGATCATCTCTGAAACTGAATTCCGTGCTGCCGCCGCCGGAATCGAGCACCAGACAGGCTTCATCCGCAGGCGCAAGCTCTGAAGCGGCCTCAAAGCTCAGCCACGCCTCCTCTTCCGGGGTGAGAACGCGCAGGTCCCAGCCGGCCAGGCATTTAAGTTGACGAGCGAAATGTTCCGCGTCCTCCGCCCGGCGCAGGGTTTCCGCGCCCACGCAAAGGATTTGTTCCACACCCAGTTCCCGGCAGGAGTTCCGCACTTCGCTCAGATAGGCCAGATTGCGCTCAGCGGCCTCTGGCCCGATCTTGCCTGTGGCGGCCAGTTCTTCACCCAGCCGCGTGACCTGGCTTAGTTCCCTGAT from Candidatus Cloacimonadota bacterium includes:
- a CDS encoding NAD(P)/FAD-dependent oxidoreductase, which translates into the protein MTENSYDTIVVGGGMAGLTATAYLARAGQKVLLLEKNSELGGLVNSFTSDGFLFDAGVRALESAGIILPMLEDLNIRLEVVSSPVSLGIEDQVLHLDGPDSLPRYSDFLKKLYPASAAEIDTLLRTIGQIMKYMDVLYGVENPVFKDLRRDRKFIFKKLLPWLPRFLLTIGRINRMGYPVEDHLNASVSDPALRDIISQHFFKGTPTFFALSYFSLYLDYFYPKGGVGRLAEALRDKILALGGEIRTDTTVTGVAPAAKTLTDSHELSYRYASLIWAADLKTLYRLADIQGLEPSAQAGFSAAKEKMLSHRGGESVFTLFLKVDAPLESFGRVAHGHFFHTPSRRGLGETHRGELRDLLRDFDRLGKAEILAWLDRFIALNTFEISIPGLKDPSTAPPGKTGLIVSFLAEYELFHKVEEAGWLEEFVAAIEERVIKVLADSVYPMLKDKLLGRFSFTPLSIHNRIASSEGAIVGWEFSPDLPVINQIQRADRSVFTPLPDVYQAGQWAYSPAGVPMSILTGKLAANGILKTRKKT
- a CDS encoding SDR family NAD(P)-dependent oxidoreductase; this translates as MTNKTRQYIREYKWSNILAMIRNNGKAPRLCPDDCAGKLVVITGATSGIGRVTARKFASRGANLLCVNRNAAKSEDLRREIEGEFGVRCDHRIADLSVLPDIFRVAGELARLETPIDLLIHNAGVYLTHRELTAEGLDKVLVVHHLAPFIINHVLQDKLRAQARARIILVGSEGHRFAAWGLRLDDLNWSRRRYTGLKSYGAAKLAQMLAMLVFAERFQGTGVTINTMHPGAVKSDTGQENGAFYRWFKRNFFDKTLKSAEVSAEALYTLGVTRDLEGVSGKFFNLTTAEVPAPPALDREAARQLWAESLRLSGIKE
- a CDS encoding nuclear transport factor 2 family protein → MDTPTKVDGQERLVLDKDTIRELWSKTYNREGRPDWSHIFPYYHRDIVFQDTIQRLEGIDNFIAMCNRLTKRTKQLKMEILATAQNDNVIMFDWIMTMMFKKYPNTPIYGTTKLVLSEDGLIREQRDYYDLWGDIFNNIPRFNKMYRRFVAKKFG
- a CDS encoding GNAT family N-acetyltransferase, with protein sequence MPLPFNMNRMLDTELHFPQRFTTMTPKNYGLVFWNEGNKASHDSNHAVITDHLGAEASLRDIEFFYKTKGIVPRVYQSYKANELEKLRPALEHHNFKIATKQGAFFLHDRDSQLGISGDLRIERLKSLSIDVMETIAIEFGGDWTIKVVERHLLHPSYHLLGGFVGQELASLASVSVFAGYSRVDDVYTRDKFRGRGFGGSMIHYLINYHKQLHENHLYLYSADPAAIRIYEKGGFSRQPQNFEFWTAWKEVS